The Verrucomicrobiota bacterium region GAGACGGGTTCAGCGCCAGGCTCTGGCGGGGATGATCTGGAGCAAGCAATTCTTCCACTTGGAGGTGCGGAAGTGGAGCGAAGGGGATCCCGGGCAGCCGTCTCCCCCGCCCAATCGGGCTGCGGGTCGCAACCGGGAGTGGGAGCATTTCACGGCCTGCGACATACTGTCGATGCCGGACAAGTGGGAGTACCCGTGGTTTGCCGCGTGGGACCTGGCTTTTCACTGCATCCCGCTTGCCATGGTGGACCCGGGTTCGCGAAAGAGCAACTGGTTCTGCTGACGCGCGATTGGTACATGCATCCCAACGGCCAGTTGCCTGCGTACGAATGGGCCTTCGGGGATGTGAATCCGCCGGTTCATGCCTGGGCGGCATGGCGGGTGTTCCAAATGGACCGCAAGCAGCGGAGGAAGCGGGCGCCGGGAGACCCGGGGGACGTTGCGTTCCTGGAGCATCGGCCGGACTTGGCGAGCCTCGTCTCAAGATGGAACGAGCCGGGACAAAAACACCGCCGACTGCTCTCCTTGCTGCGCGGCCACCGGATGAAGTGCCTGTTGAGGCGGATGCTGGATGAAACAGAATTCCTCTCGCCCTACGGGGTGCGGGCGCTTTCGCGATACCATCGCGAACACCCCTATCGCTTCCACGTCGACGGAGCGACCCTGGAAGTGGGTTACCAGCCGGCGGAATCGACTTCGGGGCTTTTGGGAGGGAATTCGAACTGGCGCGGACCGGTTTGGCTGCCGGTGAATTACCTGCTCATCGAATCACTCCAACGCTTCCACCATTACTACGGGGACGATTTCAAGGTGGAGTGTCCGACCGGCTCGGGTGAATTCCGGACGTTGGAAGGCATCGCCGCCGAATTGTCGCAACGGCTGACGAAACTATTCTTACCGGACGCGCAGGGGGAACGACCGGCGATGAAAGGGCATTCGAAACAGGCCCGGGATCCGCACTTCAAGAATTGCCTGCTCTTTCACGAGTATTTTCACGGAGATTCAGGGCTAGGCATTGGAGCCTCCCATCAGACCGGGTGGACGGGGCTGGTCGCGAAGTTGATGTAGCCCCAGGGGGAGGGGTGATGCGGGAAAACTCGGAGATCGGGATCACGATTCCTGGTTGAAACACGGCCCGAGTTTTGCTTTCTTTTCGCGCACCCGCGAATCCGCCAGCCCTCGAGGCTCCTGAACTGGCTGGAAGCGAGGGTCATTGTTGCTGAACATGTCGTATTCCAATCCTTACCCGACCGGCCAGTCCGGACGATACTCCGCCAAGAACATCTCGGTGGCGGTCAACTTCCTCTGCCTCGTGTCGGCGGCGAAGCAAGTTTCCGTCGTTGGAGATTTCAATGACTGGCAACCCCATTCCCATCCGATGAAGAAAGGACCCGACGGCTCGTGGAGAGCGCAGGTCACTTTGTGCCATGGGCACCATCACTATTTGTTTGTGGTGGACGGCGTGGCCACGCTCGACCCAAGGGCGAACGGCTACGCCAAGCATGCACAATTTGGCAAGGTCTGCATGCTGGCGGTCAGTTGAACAGACCTCCCGGCTTCCCCTCGCCCGGAGGTTTCAACCTTGCTCCGCGACGGGGAATTTCCAGGTTGCTCAATCCAATTCAATCCGGGACCCGTCCCGTGCGAATTCGATCGTGACCCCCGGAAGCGCCCGCTTCGCGGCGGATTCAATCTCCGGAAGCCGTTCCCAAAACGGCCGGGCCACATGAATAAAGACGACCCGGCCGATCCGCTTGTCGCGGAGCATTTCGAACAAAGTCAGGGGTTCGAAATGGGCCAACTCGCACACCAGGAGGTCCACCGGTTTTTCGAGAAGTGGCAGAAGGTCCTCCGGACCGCCGATGTCGGCGCTGTGAACGATTCGGCGGCCCCGGCATTCAATCTCGAAGCAGAAGGATTCGAAGGCCTGGGGATAGCGCCGCTGAAAAGCCTTGCGCAGCGATTCCAGATGCGTGGAGCGATGCGGCGTCACGCGAACGCCTTCGAATTCCACACTGACCCCCAACCTCAAGGGCAAATAGATCAGTGGAAACGAGTGGAGTTCCTCGAAAATACAGGCCGCGTTCAGGAGACCTCGGACCGGCTCGATCCCTTCAAGTGGCATATGGATCTGGAGCGATTTGCGTCTCTGCTCCAGCCAAAGTCCCTGGAGATACATGAACAACCCCCCAATGTGGTCGCAATGCAAATGGGAGATGAACACCCGGTCCACTTCATCATAACTCAAGCCGGACGCCTTGTAAGACCGGCTCAATCCCTCGCCACAGTCCAGGAGGAATGACGCGGCGCCGCAACGATAGAGAAATGAGGAATGATAGCGATCGGCACAAGGCCAGCCATCTCCCACCCCGAAGCAATCCAGAACGACATGAGACATAGGCTCAAGGAGCTCCGGTGCGCTTGGCTCGAATTTCTACCGGCCTTGAGCGAGTCATGCTTCCGGAGAGCTATGGCAAAAGCCGGAGACAAAAGCCAGCCTTCATGTTCAAGGACTTCCTCGAAAGTTCAGCCAGAACAACCGTGCCGTCAGGGCGAGAGTGACCGTAATCAGCAGAGGTCGAATCCAACGGGCGCCGTGAACGATCACCAGTTTCGAACCTGCCTTCGCGCCGAGCCATTGACCCGCACCCATGCACAAACCGGCCGCAAACAGCACCTGACCCGCTTGCAGAAAAACCGCCAACGAAGCGAGGTTGCTGCAAAAATTCATCGCCTTGGTCCGAGCGGTGGCGAGACGCAAATCGAGCCCGAGCAGCAAGACATGGGCCATGGCCCAAAACGTGCCGGTCCCAGGCCCGAAAAACCCATCGTAAAAACCGATGCCCAATCCGCACGTCACCGAAAAAAGGAACTCTCCGCATCGAACCTTGGATTCCGACTTTCCCAGATTGGGTTGAAAAAGGGTGAAGAGTGCGAGACCGGCAAGAATCCAGGGTATGACCCGGTTCAGCCACGCCGAATCGAGCCTATTGACGAGACCGGCTCCCAGTGCCGCACCGAGCAAAGTCAACCCGGCGGCAAGGCGGACTCGCTTCCAATCGATCAACCCCGCCTTCGCAAAGTGCCAGCAGGCACTGCCGGATCCGAAGCTGGCTTGAAGCTTGTTGGTGGCCAAGGCCCATTGGGGCGGCATGCCGGTTTGCAAAAGCACCGGCACGGTGATCAATCCTCCGCCGCCGGCTGCGGAATCGACGAAACCCGCGCACCAGCCGGTCAAAAGCAGCAGCGGGTACCACCAAATCTCGAGCGCGGGGATGTCCACAGAAATCACAGCGGCAACAAGCTAACGAACTCCTTCACCCAACTGCACCACTTTCGGGTCAGCCTCGCGGCACTTCTCGATCCGCTCTCCTCTCAAGGTCTCCAGGAAGGCTTCCAATTCATGATGGCGCACGAGCGCGATCATGGGACCACCACCACCGGGTCCGGTCAACCGGGCGCCCAAGCAGGCGGGATGAGACGACGCTTTGGCGACGAGACGATCCAAACCCGGCAGGCTGTTGCGCAAGTGCTCGTGGGATGCCTCGTGGCTCAACAACATGCACTGGCCAAACGCCGCATGATCCCCCTCGCGCAGAGCGGCCTCGGCGGCGGCGACACGGCGCGCTTCCGTCACCGCGAAATAGGCGCAGGCATACTCGGCATCCGTCAGTTTGTTCCGCGAACTCTTGAGTGCAGGTAAATCGAGGATGCGGAGCGAAGAGACGCCCAGTTTTTCAGCCGCGCGCGATCCCAGGAGCGTCCAGGCGCGAAGCCTATCGTCAAGCCAGTCGCGCTCCACGCCGCAATCGCACGCCACCAAAATCTCCCCGGTCAGCGCAAGAAGATCCGAGGCCGGCGATTGGGCGTCCAGCGCCAGGACATGATGCTCTCGGCTGAAGAGCGAGGGGATGAAGTCAAAGGGGCTTCCATGCCTTGGAGCGGATTGAGCGGCGGCCCGCTGACAGCGAACGGCCAGAGAACGCTTTTCCCGAACCGCCAGCGGGGGCAAAACTTGACGCCCATGGTGGGAAGGCGGCGGGCCGACTCCCGTTTCTGATAATCGGTAGGGATAAACCTCGCGCAAGGCGAGCGCGAGCGCCAGTTGAGCGGCGCTGGATCTTCCAAAGGCTTCCTGGAAGGGAATGGAACCTGCGAAGGCGGCTTCGAATCCGCTGAAATGCACCCCTGCACGCCGGAGTTCCGCCAGCGTGGACTTGAGTGGATTGGCCCAAGGGAGCTCCGCAGGCAAACCCACCCCGGAAAGCCAGAACGTTTCCTCACCGCCATATTCTTTGGAAACGAATCGGACTCTTCCATCCAGGCGGGGCGCCATCGCGACCGCCACGCCGTAGTGGGTGGCCCCGTAAATAGCGAGTCCGCCAAACTGCCAGGCCAACCCGCCCAGCAGCTCCACACGACCGGGCGCCCGACCGAAGCGAGGCGGCGAGTAGCCAAACGCTTTCTTGAAACAAGCCTTGGCGGATTGAACCTCCGGGAGCCGGGCCAGAATCATTCCACAACAAGGAATGCCGCAAGGGTCGGCCTGACCTTAACCCGCAAGCCGGTTACATCGGCGGGCCATTTCAAAATCCCTGGCCGTCAATCCGCCGGCATCATGGGTCACCCAGCGGAGAACCACCTTGTTCCAGCGAATGTCAATATCGGGGTGATGCTGGAACCGCTCCGCCGCCCGCCCCACTCGCTGAACGAATTTCAAAGCGTCAACGAAATCTTTGAATTCGAAAAGACGCGTCAATTGCCCTCGCTGCCGGCGCCAGCCAGAAACGGTGGACATCGCCGCGCGAAGCTGATGATCAGATAGACAGTTCATGACGAAGACGAGCTGGCGTGAACGATTTCCCTCAATTTGGCGATCGCCCTGCCGGAGTCGATGGTCTCCCGGGCCAGTTCCATGCCTTCCGTGATGCTTCGGGTGCGTCCCGCCACGAATAGAGCGGCGCCCGCATTGACCACGACGGCGGCACGCTTGGCGCCAGCCTCGGATCCGTCAAGCACGCGCCGGACCCACCCGGCGTTCGTTTCGCGATCCCCACCCTCCAAGGCGCTCACATCCAATCCTTCCAAGGCCAGTTCCGCAAGTTCCACGGAGGCGGCGGTCAAGGCTCGCTCGTGGTAAGTCTCCGCCACGGTGGTCGGCCCGCTCAGGGACCATTCGTCCATGTATCGCGTCGGTTCCCCGTCCTGCCCCGGCACGGCGCCCGAGATCACCATCGCTCTGGAGACTCCGAGGTTTTTCAGAACCTCGGCCAGGGGCGCGCAATAGCGCGGATGAGCCACTCCCACCAATTGGGCCGTAGGCCTCGCCGGGTTCAACAAAGGACCAAGGAAATTAAAAAGGGTGCGCTGCCCTCGCTGGGCGCAGAGCTTCCGGGCCGGACCGATATGCTGGAAAGCCGGATGAAATCTTGGGGCAAACAGAAAAGCGAAATGGTACCGCTCAAGCCAAAGCCCCACTTCCTCCGGTTGCAAGTCAACGCGAACGCCCAGAGCTTCGAGAACATCGGCGGCCCCTGATTTCGAAGTAATCGCCCGATTGCCGTGCTTGGCCACCGTCACCCCAGCTCCCGCCACGACAAAAGAGACCGTGGTCGAGATGTTGAACGTGTGCAACTGGTCGCCTCCTGTGCCGCAGACATCCAGAATGCCGCGTTCCCGGATGGCATCCAGGTTGGGCACGATCAACGACCGGTTGCGCAAGGCGCTCGCGAATCCCGCAATCTCCCCGGGAGTTTCCCCTTTGCTCGCGAGTGCGCCCAGAAAATCCGCTTTGGTTTCCGGGGCCACGGACGGGTCGGCCAGCTCGGCCACAGCCAGGGAGATTTCGCCGGCGGACAGTTCTTTGCCGGCAGTCAGGGATTGCAACCAATCGCGCAGCATTCAAAGCATGCTAGCGAGTCCTCCTCCCGGTGGCAACGCGAAGTCAGAACAAACGATCGAGACTGCTGAACCTCGCCGAGGCCTTCCAGTGCGACGAGGGCTTCAACCGGGGAGACAACCCGAGCGGATCATAACCGAATCGACGCATGATCCATCCCATGGGAACGACCATCAGCACAAAGAGCAACGCCAGCATCACCGCCACCACCACTCCTCCCACCGCCATGCCCGCCCTCATGCCCGCCCGGTGGAAACCTCGACACCAGACGGGCCGCAACACTGCCGTCAACGCGCCCAGACTCAGGAGCCCGATCGCCACCCAAACCAGGGACGGGGCCATCATCCCTCTTCGTGAAGCGATCCAGAGCACCAATCCAAGCATCAACCCGAAGGAGAGCGTGAATTTTCTCCACTCCTGGGGATCTTCGCGGATGCGGGAGCGCAAAGTTTAGTCCTCCTGCAGCGCCACTTTTCGGGCCACGGCCCGAAGTGGCTGTTCTTCGCGCCTCAACAGAAAAGGCCCCAGTGCGAGCGCATCCATTTCAGTGTTCATAAAACAGCGATAAGCATCGTCGGGGGTGCAAACGACGGGCTCCCCGCGGACGTTGAAGGAGGTGTTCACCAAGACGCCGCACCCGGTCGCGGCCTCCCACACCTTCAACAGCCGATGAAACAAACGGTTCCGCTCCGCGTCCACCGTCTGCACGCGCGCGGAATAGTCCACATGCGTCACGGCGGGAAGTTCCGAACGCCGCTGTCCCAACCGGTCCAGTCCTTGAACCTTCATTTCGACGGGGAGCCGCAACGACTCCCGCACCGGTGCGACCAGCAGCATGTAGGGGGAATCCTCGCTCAATTCGAAATAGTCGGTCACGCGCTCCCTCAAGACCGCCGGCGCGAAGGGGCGGAAGGACTCCCGGAACTTGATTTTCAAATTCATCACCGATTGCATGCGCGACGATCGCGGATCACCCAGAATGCTGCGGTTGCCCAGGGCGCGAGGCCCATATTCCATCCGCCCCTGAAACCACCCCACCACTTTTTCCCGGGCCAATGATTCGACGACCTTGTCGAGCAAGTGCTCCTCCTCGTAGCGATGATAAACCGCGCCCCATTCACGCAACACTCCCTCGATTTCCGCCGCCGAATACTCCGGTCCCAGGAAGGAGCCTTGCATGAGATCCGATTCGCGAGGGAAGGAGGAGTCCGCTTTCCCTTGATGCTCATGCCAGGCGGCGAGGGCCGCACCCAAGGCGCCGCCAGCGTCCCCGGCCGCGGGCTGCACCCAGATCCGATCGAAGAGGCCGGCACGAAGCAGTTGCCCGTTGGCCACGCAATTCAGGGCCACTCCCCCCGCTAAACATAGGTGCCGCATTCCGGTGATGCGGCGCGTCTCCCTGGCCAGATTCAACATCATCTCCCCGGTGACCTCCTGGATCGACCGGGCGAGATCCAGGTGCCGGGGCTCGATCGGCTGATCGGGCCGGCGCGGTTCACCCCCAAACAGCCGGT contains the following coding sequences:
- a CDS encoding glycoside hydrolase family 13, with protein sequence MSYSNPYPTGQSGRYSAKNISVAVNFLCLVSAAKQVSVVGDFNDWQPHSHPMKKGPDGSWRAQVTLCHGHHHYLFVVDGVATLDPRANGYAKHAQFGKVCMLAVS
- a CDS encoding MBL fold metallo-hydrolase, with the protein product MSHVVLDCFGVGDGWPCADRYHSSFLYRCGAASFLLDCGEGLSRSYKASGLSYDEVDRVFISHLHCDHIGGLFMYLQGLWLEQRRKSLQIHMPLEGIEPVRGLLNAACIFEELHSFPLIYLPLRLGVSVEFEGVRVTPHRSTHLESLRKAFQRRYPQAFESFCFEIECRGRRIVHSADIGGPEDLLPLLEKPVDLLVCELAHFEPLTLFEMLRDKRIGRVVFIHVARPFWERLPEIESAAKRALPGVTIEFARDGSRIELD
- a CDS encoding 4a-hydroxytetrahydrobiopterin dehydratase, whose protein sequence is MNCLSDHQLRAAMSTVSGWRRQRGQLTRLFEFKDFVDALKFVQRVGRAAERFQHHPDIDIRWNKVVLRWVTHDAGGLTARDFEMARRCNRLAG
- the trpD gene encoding anthranilate phosphoribosyltransferase is translated as MLRDWLQSLTAGKELSAGEISLAVAELADPSVAPETKADFLGALASKGETPGEIAGFASALRNRSLIVPNLDAIRERGILDVCGTGGDQLHTFNISTTVSFVVAGAGVTVAKHGNRAITSKSGAADVLEALGVRVDLQPEEVGLWLERYHFAFLFAPRFHPAFQHIGPARKLCAQRGQRTLFNFLGPLLNPARPTAQLVGVAHPRYCAPLAEVLKNLGVSRAMVISGAVPGQDGEPTRYMDEWSLSGPTTVAETYHERALTAASVELAELALEGLDVSALEGGDRETNAGWVRRVLDGSEAGAKRAAVVVNAGAALFVAGRTRSITEGMELARETIDSGRAIAKLREIVHASSSSS
- a CDS encoding carbamoyltransferase translates to MRHILGISAYYHDSAAALVSGGRIIAAAQEERFSRRKNDPEFPDHAVSFCLRQGGLRADELDAVVFYDKPVQKFTRLLETFLAIAPRGLRSFVRVLPSWLHGKLNLPTTLRDAIPGLSDRCSLLFTGHHQAHAASAFFPSPFSEAAILTVDGVGEWTTTAIGSGRGSSLELLRELRFPHSLGLLYSAFTAYCGFRVNSGEYKLMGLAPYGEPRFADQIREHLVDLREDGSFRLNLEYFDFLAGETMTHERFHRLFGGEPRRPDQPIEPRHLDLARSIQEVTGEMMLNLARETRRITGMRHLCLAGGVALNCVANGQLLRAGLFDRIWVQPAAGDAGGALGAALAAWHEHQGKADSSFPRESDLMQGSFLGPEYSAAEIEGVLREWGAVYHRYEEEHLLDKVVESLAREKVVGWFQGRMEYGPRALGNRSILGDPRSSRMQSVMNLKIKFRESFRPFAPAVLRERVTDYFELSEDSPYMLLVAPVRESLRLPVEMKVQGLDRLGQRRSELPAVTHVDYSARVQTVDAERNRLFHRLLKVWEAATGCGVLVNTSFNVRGEPVVCTPDDAYRCFMNTEMDALALGPFLLRREEQPLRAVARKVALQED